A single window of Laspinema palackyanum D2c DNA harbors:
- a CDS encoding type II toxin-antitoxin system RelN family antitoxin: protein MKAVEVMGKVDDKGQLLLDEPLDIKSESRVKVILLISDEDDLDPDDTPGEEIKASLIRALQDAKAGRRIPLEQMWEGIDAE from the coding sequence ATGAAAGCAGTTGAAGTCATGGGCAAAGTCGATGATAAGGGCCAACTTTTGTTAGATGAACCTTTAGACATTAAATCCGAGAGCCGAGTCAAAGTGATTCTCTTGATATCCGATGAAGATGACTTGGATCCGGATGATACTCCCGGGGAGGAAATTAAAGCTAGTTTAATCCGAGCCTTGCAAGATGCTAAAGCCGGAAGAAGAATTCCCTTAGAACAAATGTGGGAGGGAATTGATGC